CCACTGGCCATCAGCCAAGGAAAGCGATTCGCGATGTAATATGGTGCCTTTGAGATCACTGACCACACCTTTGATTTCATGACTCTCCGACAAATCTACGCCAATCACAGCCTTCGCCGTCGGATCGAATTCAAGCATTAGCGCAGGCTTACCTCGACGCGCCGAGCTTTTATAACCAAGCTCGCGCAGGTAACCGTCACTCATCAAATCGGAGACGACATCAGAAGTAGAAACCTTTGATATCCCAGTAACCTTGGCCAGTTCCGCGCGAGAAAGCCGTTCTCCGGAATACAAAGCTCGCAAAATCGCAGTCCGATTGCGCACCCGCACATCGGAAGGCAACGCTCCCGAAAGGAATCCATCTGACCTTCCGGAAGGTATATGGCCACTTTTATCAGATTGATCCAACTTTCGATCGACCATAACGCACCTTCTTTTAGTCCAGCATCAACACCAAGTATTGAGTACAGCAACACACACTAAGAACAAGGAAAGACCGAGACATCTTTCTTAACGCATCGGCACAAACACTAACCTTACTCCCATAATCGAGTTTACCAACCCAATACATCGACGACACCATCCAAATCCGCTTCTTTATCGATTGCCCAGCATCATCTAAATTGCTACAAGATACGCTGGCAACCCTTTTTTCATCCCCGACATAAGAATAAGAGATACGTATCATTGTCAGCATTTCATCTTATCCTACCTCATTAATATAGTTAACTACATTACCAAATATAAGGTGTGGCTGCAAACAACGTGACCTCGTCTGTACCCAACACCAGTTAGCGTCGGCTTTTCGGTAAAGAAATTTCACGACCGGCAGGAAGGCATCACGATGGCACGAATCCTTTTGATTCCACTGGACGAACGACCTTGCAACACGAAGTTCCCCGCGATGATCGCTAAAAGTGGCGGTATACAACTGATCCAACCGAACGACAGGTTGCTAGGCAATAAAAAACAGCCGGCAGACACAACCGCTCTCAAGGATTTCCTCATCGATCAGGCAAGTAGCACCGATGTTGCTATACTTTCCTTAGACATGCTGGTATACGGCGGACTTATCCCCTCACGTCTGCACCACCTAAGCCAAAATGAAGCACTGGCGCGCTTGGAAACGGTTCGCGAACTGAAAAAAGCCAATCCCACACTGACTGTCTATGCATCAATGTCAATCATGCGCTCTCCCGCTTACAACAGCGACGACGAAGAGCCAAGCTATTACGCAATTCACGGACGCGATCTGTTTCGAAGGGCGTACCTTACCGATAAGAAAAGACGTAAAGGGCTTTCCGCTATCGAGCAGAAAGAATTGGACTCTATCGTCATTGCCGAAAATGTTGTCCAAGATTACGAAAATCGAAAACACATCAACCTGACTGTCAATGCAGCATGCCTCGACCTTCTTTCCGATGGCAGTATCGACTTCCTTGCACTACCACAAGACGACTCAAGCCCATACGGATATTCCGCGATTGCACAACAACAGTTGCAAAAAGCGATATCAGCAGCAGGGGTACATGACCAATTGATGGTCTATCCCGGCTCGGATGAAGTTGCATGTACTTTGCTGTCACGCGCAATATGCTCAATACAGAAGAAAAAGCCTACATTCGGAATCCATTACGCCTCAACTTTGGGCCCCACACTTGTCCCGCTTTATGAAGACCGGCCCATGTTT
The window above is part of the Bifidobacterium sp. ESL0732 genome. Proteins encoded here:
- a CDS encoding DUF4127 family protein gives rise to the protein MARILLIPLDERPCNTKFPAMIAKSGGIQLIQPNDRLLGNKKQPADTTALKDFLIDQASSTDVAILSLDMLVYGGLIPSRLHHLSQNEALARLETVRELKKANPTLTVYASMSIMRSPAYNSDDEEPSYYAIHGRDLFRRAYLTDKKRRKGLSAIEQKELDSIVIAENVVQDYENRKHINLTVNAACLDLLSDGSIDFLALPQDDSSPYGYSAIAQQQLQKAISAAGVHDQLMVYPGSDEVACTLLSRAICSIQKKKPTFGIHYASTLGPTLVPLYEDRPMFESLKSHVMACGGRLADSDEHADIELMVNAPGKCMQEARQAILNRDMTYDSFRNLPQFEASIERYLLEGRRVAVCDSAYSNGGDPQLVDDLDRSGALGGLIGYAGWNTNCNTLGTVLSQAVIADSQNPQTSANLVYRLIEDTFYQTKTRWTIAGRAKEHGGSYEDIMPCNDWAETETKSDLQKQYNKTKLSKTLPACIRTVRFPWKRLFEINLDVDMAV